In the Anguilla anguilla isolate fAngAng1 chromosome 7, fAngAng1.pri, whole genome shotgun sequence genome, one interval contains:
- the LOC118232473 gene encoding protein mono-ADP-ribosyltransferase TIPARP-like gives MAELLLSEVPLKKRKIKAQSPDQDRSCRQVRVSLLSAAELLLQIPPNSNTSLPVWESVNAAQAEVQWSVTPYGITIQITPLTKQSNDQPDTQPSSLSESETQLSTLPASLPVPSIQPLSQSVLMTTPCRAPHSYRIIPTHPQPLLSSQNQPLGLTAPLTTAQLQPLPQYQAHSHPASSYKDIIGPSEDTYEVTDLLFQPAPKAKWVQQACFHTGPSEEACICDQFLLGHCRNGFDCQLHHTPYPFHWQLRRQDTHQWVSTSHSAQVKLEKLYCDRNRDTARLQDMEDVFTLQFDTMTVENSEKYDKARRLSNSSNPERNHHFPTVWNNYWWNEYNWEQYRNEVSMLLLETKETGKSSCRFHIGKQEYEVDFSSLTQRNLTTGFTRRVRRRPTFRSPFSLKRHLKTVVLCEASKNFGQVLPSLSVDPLQEFSSWYPPVWTLSPNQGFSLVEVPPSAKAYQSIHCLFYSTMNETKTEIISIQQVQNIFHWDRYRRQKEHMQIHSTAHSWSLEQHLFHGTTEDCAKEICLNNFDPRVSGKNGVVYGQGSYFARDARYSLKYAAKSGGGNQHMFLAKVLVGNVTLGNATYSRPPRLNPLTPGYELYDTCVDKISDPSIFVVFDNCQCYPYYLIKYKAVSDLVNICE, from the exons ATGGCAGAGCTTCTGTTGAGTGAAGTAcctttaaagaaaagaaagattaAGGCCCAGTCTCCAGACCAGGACAGGTCCTGCAGGCAGGTGCGGGTCAGCCTGTTGAGCGCCGCTGAACTACTGCTGCAGATCCCCCCAAACAGCAACACCAGCCTGCCCGTGTGGGAGAGTGTAAATGCTGCTCAGGCAGAGGTGCAGTGGAGTGTGACTCCATATGGCATCACCATCCAGATCACCCCTCTCACCAAGCAGAGCAATGACCAGCCTGACACCCAGCCCTCATCATTGTCTGAAAGTGAAACCCAACTTTCAACACTCCCTGCAAGCCTGCCTGTTCCCAGCATTCAGCCGCTCTCCCAGAGTGTACTCATGACCACACCTTGTAGAGCACCCCATTCCTACAGAATTATCCCCACTCATCCTCAGCCTCTTCTTTCATCCCAAAATCAGCCTCTCGGTTTGACCGCACCCCTGACTACAGCCCAGCTTCAGCCCCTCCCTCAGTACCAGGCCCACTCTCACCCTGCCTCTTCCTATAAAGACATCATTGGCCCCAGTGAGGACACTTATGAGGTCACTGACCTGTTGTTCCAGCCAGCACCCAAAGCCAAGTGGGTACAGCAGGCTTGCTTCCATACTGGTCCCTCTGAGGAAGCCTGCATCTGTGACCAGTTCCTGCTGGGACACTGCCGGAATGGGTTTGACTGCCAGTTGCACCACACTCCCTACCCTTTCCATTGGCAGCTGAGACGCCAAGACACTCACCAGTGGGTCAGCACTTCCCATTCTGCCCAGGTCAAATTGGAGAAACTGTACTGTGACAGAAACCGAGACACCGCCAGGCTACAGGACAT GGAAGATGTGTTCACCCTCCAGTTTGACACCATGACGGTGGAAAACTCTGAGAAGTATGATAAAGCCAGGAGACTCTCCAACAGCAGCAATCCAGAAAGGAACCACCATTTCCCTACAGTGTGGAACAATTATTGGTGGAATGAATACAATTGGGAACAGTACAGAAAT GAAGTGTCCATGTTGCTGCTGGAAACGAAGGAGACAGGGAAGAGCAGCTGTCGGTTCCACATTGGAAAGCAAGAGTACGAAGTTGACTTCAGCAGTCTGACCCAGAGGAACCTCACCACCGGGTTCACACGCAGAGTACGACGGAGGCCCACCTTCCGCTCGCCCTTCTCCCTCAAACGACACCTGAA GACAGTTGTCCTATGCGAAGCCTCCAAAAATTTTGGACAGGTTCTTCCCAGCCTCAGTGTGGACCCTCTGCAGGAGTTTAGCAGCTGGTATCCTCCTGTGTGGACTCTGAGCCCAAACCAGGGCTTTAGCCTGGTGGAGGTGCCACCCAGTGCCAAAGCCTACCAAAGCATCCACTGCCTGTTCTACAGCACCATGAATGAGACCAAGACAGAGATCATCAGCATACAGCAGGTCCAGAACATCTTTCATTGGGACAGGTATAGGAG GCAGAAGGAGCACATGCAgattcacagcacagcacacagctggtCTCTGGAGCAACATCTGTTCCATGGGACCACTGAGGATTGCGCCAAGGAGATCTGTTTGAACAACTTTGACCCACGAGTGTCAGGGAAGAACGGGGTGGTATATGGCCAGGGCAGCTACTTTGCCCGAGATGCCAGGTACTCTTTGAAATATGCAGCCAAATCAGGCGGGGGTAACCAGCACATGTTTCTTGCCAAGGTGCTGGTGGGTAATGTGACTCTTGGGAACGCTACATACTCCCGCCCACCCCGGCTCAACCCCTTGACACCAGGATATGAGCTATATGACACTTGCGTTGACAAGATTTCCGACCCCTCCATCTTTGTGGTATTTGACAACTGCCAGTGTTATCCCTATTACCTGATCAAGTACAAAGCAGTGTCTGACCTCGTCAACATCTGTGAATGA
- the LOC118232472 gene encoding protein mono-ADP-ribosyltransferase TIPARP-like: MLSLSGSRRTSEMAELLFSEVPLKKRKTETESADQSRPCRQVPFSLLSSTELLLQIPQNSNTSLPVWESVNAAHAQVQWSVTPYGITIQITPLTTQKAQSNDQPETQPSSLSETQLSTLPTSLPVPSIQPMPQMIHGVPLNLSTQIAWNTPNPYGLNLLPVLPYQTQATQSPPKPLPQSQTLPQLTPSCQSLSGPGAATHEVIDLPSVFYQLDAKTCYTQSSGSIYICDRFLTGHCRYKSNCKQHHTPLPFHWQLRRRDTQQWVDVSLSALVKLEKLYCDIGRETIKMQDETDMFSLHFDTMTVKNSVKYDEARRLTNRSNPARIPLLSTVWKIYWWNDYEWEPYKEEVSALLLEKMREGKTSCRFFIGELEYKVDFSSLTQRNLTTRFKRRVRLRPTFHSLFSLKSHLKTVSLGEPPRPFGQVLPSLSVDPLQEFSSWYPPVWTLSPDQGFSLVKVPPNAKAYQSVHCLFHSTMLETKTEIISIQQVQNVFQWDKYRRQKEHMQSRSTVERRSLERHLFHGTTEDCAKEISLTNFDPRVSGKNGVAYGQGTYFARHASYADAYAQASGEENCQHMFLAKVLVGRMSVGNTAFCRPPCLDPQTPGFERYDTCVNRLYNPSTFVVFDSCQCYPYYLIKYKALSDIVNIC, from the exons ATGCTCAGTTTGTCAGGTTCCAGAAGGACCAGTGAGATGGCAGAACTTCTGTTCAGTGAAGTACCACTAAAGAAGAGGAAGACTGAGACTGAGTCTGCAGACCAGAGCAGGCCTTGCAGACAGGTGCCGTTCAGCCTGTTGAGCTCAACTGAACTACTGCTGCAGATCCCCCAAAACAGCAACACCAGCCTGCCCGTGTGGGAGAGTGTAAATGCCGCTCATGCACAGGTGCAGTGGAGTGTGACTCCATATGGCATCACCATCCAGATTACCCCTCTCACCACCCAGAAAGCCCAGAGCAATGACCAGCCTGAAACACAGCCTTCATCCCTGTCTGAAACCCAACTTTCAACACTCCCCACAAGCCTGCCTGTTCCCAGCATTCAGCCCATGCCCCAGATGATCCATGGTGTGCCCCTCAACCTGAGCACTCAGATAGCATGGAATACTCCCAATCCTTATGGATTGAACTTGCTGCCTGTACTTCCGTATCAGACTCAAGCAACACAGTCTCCTcctaagcccctcccacagtcTCAGACCCTTCCCCAGCTGACTCCCTCCTGTCAGAGCTTGTCCGGCCCCGGTGCTGCGACTCATGAGGTCATTGATCTTCCCTCCGTGTTTTATCAGCTAGATGCCAAAACCTGTTACACCCAGTCCTCTGGTAGCATCTACATCTGCGACCGGTTCCTCACTGGCCATTGTCGATACAAGTCAAATTGCAAGCAGCACCACACGCCTCTCCCTTTCCACTGGCAGCTGAGGCGCCGGGACACTCAGCAGTGGGTCGacgtctctctgtctgctctggtCAAACTGGAGAAGCTATACTGTGACATTGGCAGAGAGACCATCAAGATGCAGGATGA GACAGATATGTTTTCCCTCCACTTTGACACCATGACAGTGAAAAATTCTGTGAAATATGATGAAGCCAGAAGACTAACCAATAGGAGCAACCCAGCCAGGATCCCTCTCCTGTCCACAGTGTGGAAGATCTACTGGTGGAATGATTATGAATGGGAACCATACAAAGAA GAAGTGTCCGCGTTGCTACTGGAAAAGAtgagggaagggaaaacaagCTGTCGGTTCTTCATTGGGGAGCTGGAGTACAAAGTGGACTTCAGCAGTCTGACCCAGAGGAACCTTACGACCAGGTTCAAACGCAGAGTACGACTGAGGCCAACCTTCCACTCGCTCTTCTCCCTCAAATCACACCTGAA GACAGTTTCGCTCGGAGAACCCCCCCGGCCTTTTGGGCAGGTTCTTCCCAGTCTCAGTGTGGATCCTCTGCAGGAGTTCAGCAGCTGGTACCCTCCTGTGTGGACCCTGAGCCCAGATCAGGGCTTTAGCCTGGTGAAGGTGCCACCCAATGCCAAAGCCTACCAAAGCGTCCACTGCCTGTTCCACAGCACCATGTTGGAGACCAAGACAGAGATCATCAGCATACAGCAGGTCCAGAACGTTTTCCAGTGGGACAAGTATAGGAG GCAGAAGGAGCACATGCAGAGTCGCAGCACAGTCGAGAGAAGGTCTCTGGAGCGGCACCTGTTCCATGGGACCACTGAGGATTGCGCCAAGGAGATCAGTTTGACCAACTTTGACCCGCGAGTTTCAGGGAAGAACGGGGTGGCATACGGCCAGGGTACCTACTTTGCCCGACATGCCAGTTACGCCGATGCGTATGCACAGGCATCAGGCGAGGAGAACTGCCAGCACATGTTCCTTGCCAAGGTGCTGGTGGGCAGGATGAGTGTGGGGAATACAGCGTTCTGTCGCCCACCCTGTCTCGACCCCCAAACACCTGGATTTGAGCGGTATGATACCTGCGTGAATCGGCTTTACAATCCATCTACCTTTGTGGTGTTCGATAGCTGCCAGTGCTATCCCTACTACCTCATCAAATACAAAGCATTGTCTGACATCGTCAACATCTGTTGA